A genomic region of Candidatus Zymogenaceae bacterium contains the following coding sequences:
- a CDS encoding methyltransferase domain-containing protein, which translates to MTHQFGVRDILSVYFSLLPERELRAFRSGEDNRPGAPDAHTLADRWTEILTDETDRGLERSFEYYRALFHLGKKPGFALSYNDPASIIYPHVVEVIHTCFSEENRARLLESAGAEDVAALADRMRTDIVIRNAFRAAFEADVRDAGLSGPMFSFLYSLVYLTGFSSGGEVSFVARIFPEIAEWGGHLLDAGGGSGFAGLVLSTRGPVTYVDFSPLRAGRARALAQRIHDDADFLERVLDLIDLESGAFGLSMDRTLVPQLAGSKNGDLACISADLSRPPGNLGPFDGAIITDVLEHTTDPEAVVKNVSSLLRPGAQLLVTVPTDANGIAQRVREEEEGYTFPFLLHIEFFSDMRIEKIAHAAGMTVQKIVPFSFAEMTCAAKVPMEVMAVMKKR; encoded by the coding sequence ATGACCCATCAATTCGGCGTTCGAGACATCCTGTCCGTCTATTTTTCCCTGCTGCCCGAGCGCGAGCTTCGCGCCTTCCGGTCCGGCGAAGACAACCGCCCCGGCGCCCCCGATGCACACACCCTGGCGGACCGGTGGACCGAAATTCTGACCGACGAGACCGATCGGGGCTTGGAGCGCTCGTTCGAGTACTACCGGGCCCTATTTCATTTGGGCAAGAAACCGGGGTTCGCCCTCTCCTACAACGACCCGGCCTCGATCATCTACCCCCACGTAGTGGAGGTTATCCATACCTGTTTCTCGGAAGAGAACAGGGCGCGTCTTCTTGAATCCGCCGGCGCGGAGGATGTCGCCGCCCTGGCGGATCGGATGCGGACGGATATCGTGATCAGAAACGCGTTTCGCGCCGCCTTCGAGGCCGACGTACGGGATGCGGGCCTCTCGGGGCCGATGTTCTCGTTTCTCTATTCCCTGGTCTATCTGACCGGCTTTTCGTCCGGCGGCGAGGTGTCTTTTGTGGCGCGGATATTCCCGGAAATCGCGGAATGGGGAGGGCACCTCCTGGACGCCGGGGGCGGGTCCGGGTTCGCGGGGCTCGTGCTCTCGACCCGGGGCCCGGTGACCTACGTGGATTTCTCGCCGCTTCGGGCCGGGCGGGCCCGGGCGCTGGCCCAGAGGATTCACGACGACGCCGATTTCCTGGAGCGGGTGCTCGACCTGATAGATCTCGAATCCGGCGCCTTCGGATTGTCTATGGATCGGACGCTGGTGCCACAGCTTGCCGGGTCGAAGAACGGGGATCTCGCTTGCATTTCCGCGGACCTCTCCCGGCCGCCCGGGAACCTCGGCCCATTCGACGGGGCCATCATCACCGACGTGCTGGAGCACACCACGGACCCCGAGGCGGTGGTGAAAAACGTATCGTCGCTGTTAAGGCCGGGGGCACAGCTCCTCGTCACCGTCCCCACCGACGCCAACGGCATCGCCCAGCGGGTTCGCGAAGAGGAAGAGGGCTACACCTTCCCGTTTCTCTTGCACATCGAGTTTTTCTCCGACATGCGGATCGAAAAAATCGCACACGCCGCGGGCATGACGGTCCAGAAGATCGTCCCTTTCTCGTTTGCGGAGATGACATGCGCCGCGAAGGTGCCGATGGAGGTGATGGCGGTGATGAAGAAGCGATAG
- a CDS encoding PAS domain S-box protein has translation MSKNGEADISGYQREERLFARISEPLLITDTEGLIQYINPALEKMTGYRMSELLGVPIFRLVPKREIPCLKKLCVEADGDRRGAILRMRLLMKNERERGALISCSVLDDDGPSRRRLFLVRDESRIEGEDPTRKYLEAAVGHISEGVIIITTAGRIIFANHAVSAMSGYSTDELEGKNISMLHPPDIRNEWFREVFHRTLAGGWEGELPVVNKNGARFDVLLFTRPLVGRDGKTGAILGILKDVTEQEDMRLRLDHTNQELSTLYAISSTLTEYLEMDELITISLEKVLEVMDMDVGVVRVLDDATDELVLKAYKGTSPDYVKNYARLKVEDSVSGQVLKTGVPYFVTRENEAESKRIVIMQEGLAHATIVPLRSKFKALGTISVGGFQPRTSISEDLKLLTSMGSIIGVALEHSLVFEKADALAREKEEKVEELSLLMSISHALMTTIRLDKLLYIVLTSLTMGESFGFNRAAILLVSWEEGVIQGEMGVGPVDAEEAGRIWAELGRKEHSLMELVDRAFDVQGAAEAVPNRAVKKVCISLDNHDDVVVQAMREKKPLIIADAGSNPHMDPHMLALLMGGDEFAVVPILAQENPLGVILVDNVFNKKPITTEDVELLMVFANQAGLAIENSILYSHQERINRKLREAQAKLLQQAKLVGLGEMAAEVAHEIRNPLVSIGGFARKISENIEENPKLKQYADIVLSEVIKLEATLNNVLSLSRSIPPKFADVNLNGVIRDAMDLVTDDINEKNIRLVMNLDDDLPILEADAMQLRQVFTNLFINAIQVMDTGGTLEVATATEMIGEKTYIKTEVSDTGQGIPSELLGDIFKPFFTTKSSGTGLGLAIAHKIISNHGGNIDIINRPGGGATFVVELPRSQEISQAV, from the coding sequence ATGTCGAAAAACGGCGAAGCAGATATATCCGGATATCAACGGGAAGAACGACTGTTCGCCCGGATTTCCGAACCGCTGTTGATTACCGACACTGAGGGTCTGATACAGTATATCAACCCCGCCCTGGAGAAGATGACCGGCTATCGTATGAGCGAGCTTCTGGGTGTGCCGATCTTTCGTCTTGTTCCGAAGCGGGAGATACCCTGCCTGAAGAAGCTCTGCGTGGAGGCGGACGGCGACCGGCGGGGAGCGATTCTCAGGATGCGGCTTCTGATGAAGAATGAGCGGGAGCGGGGCGCCCTGATCTCCTGCTCCGTTTTGGACGACGACGGTCCTTCCCGGCGGCGTCTTTTTCTTGTCAGGGACGAATCCCGAATCGAGGGAGAGGACCCGACCAGAAAATATTTGGAGGCGGCCGTCGGTCATATCTCCGAGGGGGTGATTATCATCACCACCGCGGGGCGCATCATCTTCGCCAATCACGCCGTATCGGCTATGAGCGGATACAGCACAGACGAGCTCGAGGGAAAAAACATCTCCATGCTGCATCCTCCGGACATACGCAACGAGTGGTTCAGGGAAGTATTTCACCGCACCCTGGCGGGGGGATGGGAGGGCGAGCTTCCGGTGGTGAATAAAAACGGCGCCCGGTTCGACGTGCTCCTTTTTACCAGACCCCTCGTGGGTCGGGACGGGAAAACCGGTGCAATCCTCGGCATACTGAAGGACGTCACCGAGCAGGAGGATATGCGCCTGAGGCTCGATCACACCAACCAGGAGCTTTCCACCCTCTACGCCATATCCAGCACCCTTACTGAATACCTGGAGATGGATGAGCTGATAACCATCAGCCTGGAAAAGGTGCTGGAGGTGATGGATATGGATGTGGGGGTGGTGCGGGTGCTGGACGATGCCACCGACGAGCTGGTGCTGAAGGCATACAAGGGAACATCACCCGATTACGTAAAGAACTATGCACGACTGAAGGTGGAAGACAGCGTATCGGGCCAGGTGCTCAAGACCGGGGTGCCCTATTTCGTCACCAGGGAAAACGAGGCGGAGTCGAAAAGGATTGTCATTATGCAGGAGGGGCTGGCTCACGCGACCATTGTGCCCCTTCGCTCGAAGTTCAAGGCCCTGGGGACCATTTCGGTGGGCGGGTTTCAGCCCCGAACATCCATCTCGGAGGATTTGAAGCTCCTCACTTCCATGGGAAGCATTATCGGCGTGGCCCTGGAGCATTCCCTGGTGTTTGAAAAGGCCGACGCACTGGCCAGGGAAAAGGAGGAGAAGGTCGAGGAACTCTCGCTCTTGATGAGCATCTCCCACGCCCTGATGACCACCATCAGGCTGGACAAGCTCCTCTATATCGTATTGACCTCGCTGACGATGGGAGAGAGCTTCGGATTCAACCGGGCGGCGATTCTTCTGGTTTCGTGGGAGGAGGGCGTCATCCAGGGAGAGATGGGGGTGGGGCCCGTCGACGCCGAGGAGGCCGGACGCATCTGGGCTGAGCTGGGGCGAAAAGAACATTCTCTGATGGAGCTGGTTGATCGCGCGTTCGACGTTCAGGGAGCTGCGGAGGCCGTTCCGAATCGAGCGGTCAAAAAAGTTTGTATTTCTCTGGACAACCATGACGATGTTGTGGTACAGGCCATGAGGGAAAAGAAGCCGCTGATCATCGCGGACGCCGGGTCAAACCCTCATATGGATCCACACATGCTCGCGCTCCTCATGGGAGGGGACGAATTCGCCGTGGTGCCCATACTGGCCCAGGAGAACCCCCTGGGGGTGATCCTTGTGGACAATGTCTTCAACAAAAAGCCGATTACAACCGAGGACGTGGAGCTTTTAATGGTGTTCGCCAACCAGGCGGGCCTTGCCATCGAAAATTCGATTCTCTACAGCCACCAGGAACGCATCAACCGAAAACTCCGGGAGGCTCAGGCGAAGCTCCTGCAACAGGCGAAGCTGGTGGGTCTTGGAGAGATGGCCGCCGAGGTCGCCCACGAGATCAGAAATCCCCTGGTCTCCATCGGAGGTTTCGCCCGGAAAATTTCCGAGAACATCGAGGAGAATCCGAAACTCAAGCAGTATGCCGATATTGTCCTTTCAGAGGTGATCAAGCTGGAGGCGACCCTGAACAATGTCCTGTCGCTTTCCCGAAGCATCCCGCCGAAGTTTGCGGATGTCAACCTGAACGGTGTTATCCGGGATGCCATGGACCTGGTCACCGACGATATCAATGAAAAAAACATCAGGCTTGTCATGAACCTGGACGACGACCTCCCGATTCTGGAGGCGGATGCGATGCAGCTCAGGCAGGTCTTTACCAATCTTTTCATCAACGCCATCCAGGTGATGGATACCGGCGGCACGCTGGAGGTCGCCACCGCCACGGAGATGATCGGTGAAAAGACCTATATCAAGACCGAGGTCAGCGATACCGGCCAGGGAATACCGTCTGAACTCCTGGGAGACATCTTCAAGCCGTTTTTTACCACGAAGAGCTCCGGAACGGGGCTGGGCCTGGCAATCGCCCACAAGATCATCTCCAACCACGGCGGAAACATAGACATCATCAATCGCCCCGGCGGCGGGGCCACCTTCGTGGTGGAGTTGCCCCGGAGCCAGGAAATATCCCAAGCTGTATAA
- a CDS encoding NAD-dependent deacetylase, with protein sequence MLEQIRRAAALISFSRRTAALTGAGVSTESGIPDFRSPKSLLWERIHAYEFMPIEAYTDGDFHYIDIFYRYWFPLLFPMIQSEPNVTHRFLAHLEAAGLLSGIVTQNTDGLHQKAGSELVHEIHGNLAGAHCWKCNKKHTINYILEQIEKPVIPPPCTECGGIVGPDIVFAFERTPAYDESLHLAEGADLLLALGSSLLVEHVKEIVNTTLEGGGRLIVINAQPTPFDDVADVVIHERLSTISSLIWEHLGDYY encoded by the coding sequence ATGCTCGAACAGATACGCCGGGCGGCGGCGTTGATATCATTTTCCAGGCGGACGGCGGCGCTCACCGGCGCCGGGGTGTCCACCGAGAGCGGCATCCCCGATTTCCGAAGCCCCAAGAGCCTCTTGTGGGAGCGCATCCACGCATACGAGTTCATGCCCATCGAGGCGTACACCGACGGCGACTTTCACTATATAGACATCTTCTATCGCTATTGGTTTCCGCTGTTGTTTCCCATGATTCAATCCGAGCCGAACGTCACCCACCGATTCCTGGCGCACCTGGAAGCTGCGGGGCTGCTTTCCGGCATCGTCACCCAGAATACCGACGGTCTTCATCAAAAGGCCGGAAGCGAACTGGTGCATGAAATCCACGGGAATCTGGCCGGGGCGCACTGCTGGAAATGCAACAAAAAACACACCATCAACTACATCCTCGAACAGATAGAAAAGCCGGTCATACCTCCACCCTGCACCGAGTGCGGCGGCATCGTCGGGCCGGATATCGTATTCGCCTTCGAGCGCACCCCCGCCTACGACGAATCCCTGCACCTCGCCGAAGGGGCCGACCTCCTGCTCGCCCTGGGGTCGTCGCTTCTGGTGGAACACGTCAAGGAGATCGTCAATACAACCCTGGAAGGCGGGGGGCGGCTCATCGTCATCAACGCCCAGCCCACGCCGTTTGACGACGTGGCGGACGTGGTCATTCACGAACGGCTGTCAACGATTTCCTCCCTCATCTGGGAGCACCTGGGAGACTACTATTGA
- a CDS encoding acyltransferase produces MLNLGKDSMIEEGTHIIGELTLGELTVIGPRVWIEGPVSLGYGASIREGCIAISHTTIEEWVGVSSNVHFITFDHDIGDVTRRVGKIKFKPILIKSGAWIGTNTTVMPGVTIGVGAIVGSRALVTKDIPDNSLAIGAPAKVIRKLGPDVGGGLPKEMMKKYFYEKW; encoded by the coding sequence ATGTTGAACCTGGGGAAGGACTCGATGATCGAGGAAGGCACGCACATCATCGGGGAGCTGACCCTGGGAGAGCTGACGGTGATCGGCCCCCGGGTCTGGATCGAGGGGCCGGTCTCCCTGGGGTACGGCGCCTCGATCCGGGAGGGATGCATCGCCATCAGTCATACGACCATAGAGGAATGGGTGGGCGTTTCCTCCAACGTCCATTTCATCACCTTCGACCATGACATCGGGGACGTCACACGCCGGGTGGGCAAGATCAAGTTCAAGCCGATCCTGATAAAATCCGGCGCCTGGATCGGCACCAACACCACGGTGATGCCGGGGGTGACCATCGGGGTCGGCGCTATCGTGGGCAGCAGGGCCCTGGTGACGAAGGACATCCCGGACAATTCTCTCGCCATCGGCGCGCCGGCGAAGGTCATCAGGAAGCTCGGCCCCGACGTGGGGGGCGGCCTGCCGAAGGAGATGATGAAGAAGTATTTCTACGAGAAGTGGTAG
- the galT gene encoding galactose-1-phosphate uridylyltransferase encodes MPELRKDPIIDRWVIISTERGKRPIDFEEKQEEKKGGFCPFCSGNEDKTPPEITAIRDQGTKPNTPGWSLRVVSNKFPALVVEGDLERQGEGMYDKMNGVGAHEVIIETPDHDKTLTDLSLDKITDVMRAYRHRIADLRKDVRFRFVMVFKNQGSIAGASLEHSHSQLIALPEVPVAVIRELNGSQRYFSYKERCVFCDIVTEELRARERLVCENPLFIAVAPYAPRFPFETWIIPRGHLPRYEESPEETYESLAQILGELLRRLNSALRNPPYNYIIHTAPFNDPRREDVGHFYHWHIEVIPRLTKVAGFEWGSGFYINPTPPEQAASFLREVEL; translated from the coding sequence ATGCCGGAACTGAGAAAGGATCCCATCATCGATCGGTGGGTCATTATATCGACGGAACGGGGAAAGCGTCCCATAGACTTCGAGGAGAAGCAGGAGGAGAAAAAGGGCGGATTCTGCCCCTTCTGTTCCGGAAACGAGGACAAGACTCCTCCGGAAATCACGGCCATTCGGGATCAGGGCACCAAGCCGAACACCCCCGGCTGGTCCCTCAGGGTGGTGTCCAACAAGTTCCCGGCGCTGGTGGTGGAGGGAGATCTCGAACGCCAGGGGGAGGGGATGTACGACAAGATGAACGGCGTGGGGGCGCATGAAGTGATCATCGAAACGCCCGATCACGACAAGACCCTGACGGACCTTTCGCTTGATAAAATCACCGATGTCATGCGGGCCTATCGCCATCGAATCGCCGATCTGAGAAAGGACGTGCGGTTTCGATTCGTGATGGTCTTCAAGAATCAGGGCAGCATCGCCGGGGCCTCCCTGGAGCACTCCCACAGCCAGCTGATCGCCCTGCCGGAGGTGCCCGTCGCCGTCATCCGGGAACTCAACGGCTCCCAGAGATACTTCTCGTACAAGGAGCGATGCGTCTTCTGCGATATCGTTACCGAGGAGCTGAGGGCCAGAGAGAGGCTGGTGTGTGAAAATCCTCTGTTTATTGCGGTCGCTCCCTATGCGCCCCGCTTTCCCTTCGAGACGTGGATCATCCCACGGGGGCATCTTCCCCGGTATGAGGAAAGCCCCGAGGAGACGTATGAGTCTCTGGCGCAGATTCTGGGGGAACTTTTGCGGCGGCTCAACAGCGCCCTGAGGAATCCGCCCTATAATTATATCATCCATACCGCCCCTTTTAACGATCCCCGGCGGGAGGATGTTGGGCATTTCTATCACTGGCATATCGAGGTGATACCGCGACTGACCAAGGTGGCCGGCTTCGAGTGGGGGTCGGGCTTTTACATCAATCCCACGCCCCCGGAGCAGGCGGCGAGTTTTTTACGGGAGGTGGAGCTATGA
- a CDS encoding class I SAM-dependent methyltransferase produces the protein MSEKLPYTDKEITDSNIVFHDEFDAEIYDWKWGKKYGSEEMERMLGEYCVYMGEELGRVGRYLDIGCGTGTAVVNLSLTDRIEEAHGSDISIGMLRACHKNAKGAHTHVILTQSNAESLPYRDESFDFITCHAILHHVPHPEQVVREVHRLLKPGGRALMFEPTRHGTELVFTVMRYTWGVPYTIRERIKGKKPIWVVEEEYVNTLDSPVDVTTFYPKELRDIVGDIPFSEARVTTYGFLSNFTKFFAHAFRNIRPIRWATDLLVRLLFRLDQGVLKHLVPETLYFQAVIFVKK, from the coding sequence ATGAGCGAAAAATTACCCTACACCGACAAGGAAATCACCGATTCAAACATTGTATTTCACGACGAGTTCGACGCCGAGATTTATGACTGGAAATGGGGGAAGAAGTACGGCAGCGAAGAGATGGAGAGGATGCTTGGAGAATACTGCGTCTACATGGGGGAGGAGCTGGGACGGGTCGGGCGGTATCTCGACATCGGGTGCGGAACCGGAACGGCGGTGGTCAATCTGTCGCTGACCGACCGTATCGAGGAGGCCCACGGATCGGATATCTCCATCGGGATGCTCAGGGCGTGTCACAAGAACGCAAAAGGGGCGCACACGCACGTTATCCTGACCCAGTCGAATGCCGAGTCCCTCCCATACCGGGACGAGAGCTTCGATTTTATCACCTGCCACGCCATACTCCACCATGTTCCTCACCCTGAACAGGTCGTCCGGGAGGTCCATCGGCTCCTGAAGCCGGGGGGGCGGGCGCTGATGTTCGAACCCACCCGGCACGGCACCGAGCTGGTCTTCACGGTCATGAGATATACCTGGGGCGTTCCCTACACGATCAGGGAGCGCATCAAGGGGAAGAAGCCGATCTGGGTGGTGGAGGAGGAATATGTCAACACCCTGGACTCGCCGGTGGACGTCACCACGTTTTATCCCAAGGAGCTCCGGGATATCGTCGGCGATATCCCCTTTTCCGAGGCGAGGGTGACCACATACGGCTTTTTGAGCAATTTTACGAAGTTTTTCGCCCACGCCTTTCGCAATATCCGGCCGATTCGCTGGGCGACAGACCTTCTGGTCAGGCTGCTCTTTCGCCTGGACCAGGGAGTGCTCAAACACCTGGTTCCGGAGACCCTCTATTTTCAGGCCGTCATTTTCGTGAAGAAGTAG
- the glgA gene encoding glycogen synthase GlgA, whose protein sequence is MRIVIVSPEAVPFAKTGGLADVAGALPGELAELGHEVRLVMPLYRMVRDRGFAPPAIDKTVRILVGERTVEGSIHVMESPNPDGRFTTIFIGNSEFFDREGLYGIKGEDFPDNASRFVFFSRAVLEALKAVDFIPDIIHVNDWQSGLIPLYLKSVYDLDPHYRRTSSVLTIHNLGYQGLFWHLDMPLVGVGWDYFTPEGIEFYGKISFLKAGMVTADVINTVSETYAEEIQTPEQGFGMDGILRSRTRDLFGILNGIDVNEWNPETDTYIPKNYSADDLSGKSENKRALLSEFYLPENMDVPLIGIISRLADQKGFDILADALEQIMELNVMMVILGTGDRRYHDLMTDMGKRYPMKMGVKLAYDNRLAHLIEAGADMFLMPSRYEPCGLNQMMSMRYGTVPVVRATGGLKDTVIGYSEKKETGTGISFGPYTPEELFGAVKKAVDLFGKPDHWNRIIRNGMSADFSWRASAKKYENLYHRALKKRVDEGA, encoded by the coding sequence ATGAGAATCGTCATCGTCAGTCCCGAAGCGGTGCCGTTTGCAAAAACCGGCGGGCTGGCCGACGTGGCCGGCGCCCTTCCCGGTGAGCTTGCCGAACTGGGGCATGAAGTGCGCCTGGTTATGCCGCTGTACCGCATGGTGCGGGATCGGGGATTCGCCCCGCCCGCGATTGACAAAACCGTCCGGATTCTCGTGGGAGAGAGAACGGTTGAAGGCTCCATCCATGTAATGGAAAGCCCGAATCCGGATGGGCGATTCACGACGATCTTCATTGGGAACTCTGAATTCTTCGACCGGGAGGGGTTGTACGGGATAAAGGGCGAGGATTTTCCCGACAACGCCTCCAGGTTTGTCTTCTTTTCGAGGGCCGTCCTCGAGGCCCTCAAGGCTGTCGATTTCATCCCGGATATTATCCACGTCAACGACTGGCAGTCGGGGCTCATCCCCCTGTACCTGAAATCGGTATACGACCTCGATCCGCACTACCGCAGGACGTCCTCGGTGCTGACCATCCACAACCTGGGATACCAGGGCCTGTTCTGGCATTTGGACATGCCGCTTGTGGGGGTGGGATGGGACTACTTCACCCCGGAGGGAATTGAGTTTTACGGCAAGATCAGCTTTCTCAAGGCCGGGATGGTCACAGCCGACGTGATCAACACCGTCAGCGAGACGTACGCCGAGGAGATACAGACCCCCGAGCAGGGATTCGGCATGGACGGGATCCTTCGCTCCCGCACGCGTGATCTCTTCGGCATCCTCAACGGCATTGACGTGAATGAGTGGAATCCCGAGACCGACACCTACATCCCGAAGAATTACTCGGCGGACGACCTTTCGGGAAAGAGTGAGAATAAAAGGGCGCTGCTTTCGGAATTTTACCTGCCTGAGAATATGGACGTTCCCCTCATCGGGATCATCTCCCGTCTGGCGGACCAGAAGGGATTTGACATCTTGGCCGACGCCCTGGAGCAAATCATGGAGCTTAACGTCATGATGGTGATTCTGGGCACCGGCGACCGACGGTATCATGACCTCATGACCGATATGGGAAAGCGTTATCCGATGAAAATGGGGGTGAAGCTCGCGTATGACAACCGCCTGGCGCATCTCATCGAGGCGGGGGCGGATATGTTTCTGATGCCTTCCCGGTATGAACCCTGCGGCCTGAACCAGATGATGAGCATGCGATACGGCACCGTGCCGGTGGTGCGGGCCACCGGCGGACTGAAGGATACGGTCATCGGGTATTCGGAGAAGAAGGAGACCGGCACCGGCATATCATTCGGTCCGTATACCCCGGAAGAGCTCTTCGGTGCCGTGAAGAAGGCGGTGGATCTGTTTGGAAAACCCGATCACTGGAACAGAATCATCAGAAACGGCATGAGCGCCGATTTTTCCTGGCGGGCGTCGGCGAAGAAGTATGAGAATCTTTATCACCGCGCCCTGAAGAAGCGGGTGGACGAGGGGGCCTGA
- a CDS encoding SMP-30/gluconolactonase/LRE family protein: protein MNEKEKRGSAYKIFPIMVMLISLGFIFGCAQNIKTEIAIDGCMRISGIPGPEDFAYLEKEEILIVSSHDRRNRESDGELFWIDLTLPPEEQVGNPIAIEYPEDFRPHGISYLPTPDGGILYVISHPMSEEVQHTIEIFGLTEESGSMQWEHLETITSDLLTSPNDLVVLPDNTLLISNDSGPGGDTIKKIRGLFHIKSGSVVYYNGSTFIDLGVPESYGNGINYIIENGEMYIYRAALMNRSIKKFQIDRVDGEIAALTYISKIKLDSMPDNLEVDGEGNMYTAAHFNSFLFLAHAKDRSHISPTQVYKITPQGEVTELYANRGEGISAGSVARVINGRLYIGQVFEDFILSCPCSEEE from the coding sequence ATGAACGAAAAGGAAAAAAGGGGAAGTGCATATAAGATATTCCCAATCATGGTAATGCTCATCTCCCTCGGCTTCATTTTCGGGTGTGCCCAGAATATCAAAACGGAAATCGCAATTGATGGTTGTATGCGCATTAGCGGAATTCCGGGTCCTGAAGATTTTGCGTATCTTGAAAAAGAAGAAATTCTTATTGTTTCAAGTCACGACAGGAGAAATCGTGAAAGCGATGGGGAACTCTTCTGGATCGACCTCACTCTCCCACCGGAAGAACAGGTCGGAAACCCCATTGCCATTGAATATCCGGAGGACTTCAGGCCACATGGTATCAGCTACCTCCCCACACCGGATGGTGGCATCCTCTATGTTATTTCACACCCCATGTCCGAAGAGGTACAACACACGATTGAGATTTTTGGACTGACCGAAGAATCTGGATCCATGCAATGGGAACACCTCGAAACAATTACGAGCGATCTTCTCACAAGCCCAAACGACCTTGTTGTTCTCCCCGACAATACCCTTTTGATTTCCAATGACAGCGGCCCGGGAGGAGATACCATCAAGAAGATTCGCGGGCTGTTTCATATAAAAAGCGGGTCAGTGGTGTATTATAACGGCAGCACGTTCATTGATCTCGGAGTCCCCGAATCTTACGGTAATGGAATCAACTACATCATAGAAAACGGCGAGATGTATATATATCGAGCAGCCTTGATGAACAGGTCAATTAAGAAGTTTCAAATAGATCGAGTCGATGGGGAGATAGCAGCATTAACCTATATTTCCAAGATAAAGCTCGATTCCATGCCCGACAATTTGGAAGTTGATGGAGAGGGGAATATGTATACTGCCGCGCACTTCAACTCATTTCTCTTTTTGGCCCACGCAAAGGACCGCTCTCATATTTCGCCCACACAGGTATACAAAATTACTCCACAGGGAGAGGTTACAGAGCTCTACGCCAACAGGGGAGAGGGAATCTCCGCCGGAAGTGTCGCCCGTGTCATCAACGGCAGGCTCTATATTGGACAGGTATTTGAAGATTTCATCTTGTCCTGTCCATGCTCAGAGGAGGAATAA
- a CDS encoding PQQ-binding-like beta-propeller repeat protein, which yields MKNMKIFLFKIVLLGMFLLPISLISCTETKTINGEELFRYKTRDDVQSSPYVANGVVYFGSNDDHLYALDAKTGDIKWYINPEDWVDSSPYVVDGIVYFGCRDWNLYAVDVKTGQKKWRFFTNGLVHTSPFVSDGLVYIGSSDNYLYALKARTGKEKWRFKTRSDVGSSPCVEGGVVFFGSDDDHLYAVDAKTGDEKWRFETGANVCSSPCVVDGVVYVGSRDDYLYALKTKNGDARWRFKTGDDIYSSPCMVDGVVYFGSNDDYFYAVDAKTGNERWRFKTGDDVRSSPCVVDGVVYVGSNDDHLYAVDAKTGKEKWRFKTGDDVRSSPCVVDGVIYVGSNDGYLYAIW from the coding sequence ATGAAAAACATGAAGATATTTTTATTCAAGATTGTTTTGCTTGGGATGTTTCTCCTTCCCATTTCACTCATTTCATGTACCGAGACAAAAACCATCAACGGTGAAGAACTTTTTAGGTACAAGACACGTGATGATGTACAATCGTCTCCCTATGTTGCTAACGGTGTGGTCTATTTCGGCAGCAATGATGATCATCTCTACGCCCTAGACGCGAAAACGGGGGATATAAAATGGTATATAAATCCGGAAGATTGGGTAGACTCCTCCCCCTATGTGGTGGATGGTATCGTATATTTCGGGTGTAGAGATTGGAATCTTTACGCCGTGGACGTAAAAACAGGACAGAAAAAGTGGCGGTTTTTTACAAATGGTTTAGTACACACTTCACCTTTTGTTTCGGATGGTCTGGTCTATATTGGGAGCAGTGATAATTATCTCTATGCCCTGAAGGCTAGAACAGGGAAAGAGAAGTGGCGATTTAAGACGCGTTCTGATGTGGGTTCCTCTCCATGTGTGGAGGGTGGTGTGGTTTTCTTCGGAAGCGATGATGATCATCTCTACGCCGTTGACGCGAAAACGGGAGATGAGAAGTGGCGGTTCGAGACAGGTGCAAATGTATGTTCCTCTCCCTGTGTGGTGGACGGGGTAGTTTATGTCGGAAGCCGTGATGATTATCTCTACGCCTTAAAAACAAAGAATGGAGACGCGAGGTGGCGGTTCAAGACGGGTGATGATATATACTCCTCCCCCTGCATGGTTGATGGTGTGGTTTATTTCGGTAGCAATGATGATTATTTTTACGCCGTCGACGCTAAAACGGGAAATGAGAGATGGAGATTCAAGACAGGCGATGATGTACGCTCCTCCCCCTGTGTGGTAGACGGAGTCGTCTATGTCGGGAGCAATGATGATCATCTATACGCCGTCGACGCTAAAACGGGAAAAGAGAAATGGAGATTCAAAACGGGCGATGATGTACGTTCATCTCCCTGTGTGGTAGACGGGGTTATCTATGTGGGGAGCAATGATGGGTATTTGTATGCGATTTGGTAG